A single Phoenix dactylifera cultivar Barhee BC4 unplaced genomic scaffold, palm_55x_up_171113_PBpolish2nd_filt_p 002048F, whole genome shotgun sequence DNA region contains:
- the LOC103713901 gene encoding uncharacterized protein LOC103713901, translating into MKASIRFREDQKPLVRAKIPISILGLPFLSGVSAGESRELRLDLATAFDYGPCFRVSYRPYDSWNPFSLVVKTGIGAFGSPCGVPMAMTAEFNLLGAGAVAGAPTFSIIFKPRLGDFSIKKTTGSAVIAPPVGRKIALDADREGSVDGVETPVIGFRPENGSHIGKKVNGFLTDFTAGGGGIQGLLSSAEISARSVLPLRSRAAVRFRWGLRMPPELRAAYAEDAGWGRVPAGGISLSKLPLLVMNKISIEHVALDVGKSKEKDAVAGGDVAEACLSVRRQLETLQAENGLLRKAVEELRAEIGSGKVAPVAGGQVSGSADVGKGGNKAAAGKRDRRTDGMSQESSGKVAADEVSEELKKALMGAGKI; encoded by the coding sequence ATGAAGGCCTCCATCAGGTTTCGGGAGGACCAGAAGCCCCTCGTGAGGGCCAAGATCCCCATCAGCATCCTCGGCCTCCCCTTCCTCTCCGGGGTTTCCGCCGGCGAGTCCCGGGAGCTCCGCCTCGACCTCGCAACCGCCTTCGACTACGGCCCCTGCTTCCGCGTCTCCTATCGCCCCTATGACTCCTGGAACCCCTTCAGCCTCGTCGTCAAGACCGGGATCGGCGCCTTCGGCTCCCCCTGTGGCGTTCCTATGGCGATGACTGCCGAGTTCAACCTCCTCGGCGCCGGCGCCGTCGCCGGCGCCCCCACCTTCTCCATCATCTTCAAACCGCGCCTCGGCGACTTCAGCATCAAGAAAACCACCGGCTCCGCCGTCATCGCTCCCCCTGTCGGGAGGAAGATCGCCCTCGATGCCGACAGGGAGGGATCGGTGGACGGGGTCGAGACGCCCGTCATCGGGTTCCGGCCGGAGAACGGGAGCCACATCGGGAAGAAGGTGAACGGATTCCTGACGGATTTCACCGCCGGAGGCGGTGGGATCCAAGGCCTCCTCTCTAGCGCGGAGATCTCCGCGAGGAGCGTCCTCCCGCTGCGGAGCCGTGCCGCGGTGAGGTTCCGTTGGGGGCTGAGGATGCCGCCGGAGCTCCGCGCGGCTTACGCGGAGGACGCTGGCTGGGGGAGGGTGCCGGCGGGCGGGATCTCGCTCAGCAAGCTCCCGCTGCTTGTGATGAACAAGATCTCGATCGAACACGTAGCGTTGGACGTTGGGAAGTCGAAGGAGAAGGATGCCGTCGCCGGCGGCGACGTGGCAGAGGCGTGCCTGTCGGTGAGGCGGCAGCTGGAGACGCTGCAGGCTGAGAACGGGCTGCTGAGAAAGGCCGTGGAGGAGCTTCGGGCTGAGATCGGCAGCGGGAAGGTGGCGCCGGTAGCCGGAGGTCAGGTCTCCGGCAGCGCTGACGTTGGGAAGGGCGGGAATAAGGCGGCGGCGGGGAAGA